One Phocoena sinus isolate mPhoSin1 chromosome 14, mPhoSin1.pri, whole genome shotgun sequence genomic region harbors:
- the FAM210A gene encoding protein FAM210A — MQWNVPKTVFRLAHRTCMEPDKAGLWGHCQNMKGPLLLYTSESRVVWVQGPQKRWLHLPAAQCVAKERKPFIAHPPQPGILHKQWEQDILSKRVLSSSATSPGTPSEKKEEPDPLQDRSISLYQRFKKTFRQYGKVLIPVHLITSGVWFGTFYYAAIKGVNVVPFLELIGLPDSVVNILKNSQSGNALTAYALFKIATPARYTVTLGGTSFTVKYLRSRGYMSTPPPVKEYLQDRMEETKERLTEKMEETKDRLTEKLQETKGKVSFKKKVE; from the exons ATGCAATGGAACGTACCAAAGACTGTATTCCGACTGGCACATAGGACATGCATGGAACCAGATAAAGCTGGTCTTTGGGGACACTGTCAAAACATGAAGGGACCATTACTTTTGTATACCTCAGAATCCAGAGTGGTTTGGGTACAGGGCCCTCAGAAACGATGGCTGCACTTACCTGCTGCCCAGTGTGTTGCAAAGGAAAGGAAGCCATTCATTGCTCACccaccccaaccagggatcctTCATAAACAGTGGGAGCAGGATATCTTATCCAAGAGGGTTCTGTCATCCAGTGCTACATCCCCAGGAACTCCctctgaaaaaaaggaagaacctGATCCTTTACAAGACAGATCAATTAGTCTTTATCAAcgatttaagaaaacatttagacAATATGGAAAAGTTTTGATTCCAGTGCATCTAATAACTTCTGGTGTTTGGTTTGGAACGTtttattatgcagccataaa aGGAGTGAATGTCGTTCCTTTTCTAGAACTTATTGGGTTACCTGACAGCGTAGTAAACATTCTGAAAAATTCCCAGAGTGGAAATGCACTGACAGCATATGCCCTGTTTAAG ATTGCAACGCCTGCGCGGTACACTGTGACCCTGGGGGGGACCTCCTTCACTGTGAAGTATCTGCGCAGCCGTGGCTACATGTCGACGCCACCCCCTGTGAAGGAGTATCTGCAGGACAGGATGGAGGAGACAAAGGAGCGCCTCACAGAGAAGATGGAGGAGACAAAGGACAGACTCACTGAAAAACTGcaagaaaccaaaggaaaggtttcttttaagaaaaaagtggaaTAG